A part of Elusimicrobiota bacterium genomic DNA contains:
- the ilvH gene encoding Acetolactate synthase small subunit, which translates to MKHTISLLVENKFGVLARISGLFSARGYNIDSLSVGTTEDSNVSRMTIVVKGDNRVLEQVEKQLNKLIDVIKVADYQDTPHVERDLALIKVAADKNSRSELIQICDIFRAKIVDVAVDSIIVEMTGDEEKIEALTRMLRPFGIKEMCRTGIVAMARGAKGISVAELEKVLS; encoded by the coding sequence ATGAAACACACCATTTCACTCTTGGTGGAAAATAAGTTTGGAGTGTTGGCGCGTATTTCGGGGCTATTTTCGGCTCGTGGCTACAATATTGACTCCTTATCGGTGGGAACAACCGAAGATTCCAATGTGTCGCGCATGACCATTGTGGTCAAAGGCGACAACCGCGTCTTGGAGCAGGTTGAAAAACAACTCAACAAACTCATTGATGTCATCAAGGTGGCGGATTATCAGGACACTCCTCATGTGGAACGAGATCTGGCCTTGATAAAAGTTGCGGCGGATAAAAATTCTAGAAGTGAGTTGATTCAAATATGCGATATTTTTCGAGCGAAGATTGTTGACGTGGCGGTTGATTCAATTATTGTTGAAATGACCGGCGATGAAGAAAAAATAGAAGCCCTTACACGGATGCTTCGACCATTCGGCATAAAAGAAATGTGCCGAACGGGCATTGTGGCGATGGCGAGAGGCGCAAAAGGAATCTCAGTTGCCGAATTGGAGAAGGTGTTATCATGA
- the nusG gene encoding Transcription termination/antitermination protein NusG, producing the protein MSDEKHWYLIHTFSGHEDRVRSGIEKSAGIKGLTTQIAQVVIPTEEVIELKKNKKQIRRRKFFPGYVLVNMVANNDTCYLIRNTPGVTGFLGGASPIPLTQADVDRMMELNATLKTNKPRPAVVFDRGENVRINEGPFRHFVGTVEEVNEDRAKLKVTVSIFGRATPVELDYLQVEKV; encoded by the coding sequence ATGAGTGACGAAAAACATTGGTATTTAATTCATACATTTTCTGGTCATGAAGACCGGGTGCGGTCTGGTATTGAGAAGTCTGCTGGAATCAAAGGGCTTACCACTCAAATTGCACAGGTGGTTATTCCCACCGAAGAGGTTATAGAACTGAAGAAGAACAAGAAGCAGATTCGTCGACGGAAGTTTTTCCCAGGCTATGTGTTGGTCAATATGGTTGCCAACAACGATACCTGTTATTTGATTCGAAACACTCCAGGTGTTACTGGATTTTTGGGAGGAGCCAGTCCCATTCCGTTAACTCAAGCCGATGTCGATCGAATGATGGAGTTAAATGCCACTCTTAAGACCAATAAACCGAGGCCCGCTGTTGTATTTGACCGTGGCGAAAATGTTCGGATCAATGAAGGCCCTTTTCGTCATTTTGTGGGAACCGTGGAAGAAGTCAATGAAGACCGAGCCAAATTAAAAGTGACGGTCAGTATTTTTGGACGAGCCACCCCGGTGGAACTCGATTATCTACAAGTAGAAAAAGTATAG
- the psd gene encoding Phosphatidylserine decarboxylase proenzyme — MDDLSIYSPGDGKVIEVATLSEGEYAGQRIVRIFLSVFDGHIQRSPSQGVIKNITYKKGLFLDARDSRAHVENEQNTLVLETNRGTLVIKQIAGLIARRIVCWVQKGQTLGQGERYGLIRFGSQVDVIMPLKAVPVVKFGDRVVGGETVLARWTV; from the coding sequence ATGGATGATCTTTCCATTTACAGTCCCGGTGATGGAAAAGTCATAGAGGTGGCGACATTGTCGGAGGGAGAATATGCCGGTCAAAGGATTGTTCGGATTTTCTTGTCCGTATTTGATGGGCACATCCAACGCTCACCCAGCCAAGGTGTGATAAAAAATATCACCTATAAAAAAGGATTGTTTCTGGACGCGAGAGATTCCCGCGCTCATGTTGAAAATGAACAGAACACTCTTGTTCTGGAAACGAATAGAGGTACCCTGGTGATAAAACAAATTGCTGGGCTGATTGCGCGGAGAATTGTTTGTTGGGTCCAAAAAGGGCAAACGCTGGGCCAAGGGGAACGATATGGTTTGATTCGATTTGGTTCTCAAGTGGACGTCATTATGCCCTTAAAAGCTGTACCGGTTGTTAAATTCGGAGATCGCGTGGTGGGTGGGGAAACGGTGTTGGCCCGGTGGACGGTATGA
- the qorA gene encoding Quinone oxidoreductase 1 — MKAVLITRHGAPDVLTVDDLPKPEPKENEVLVKVHYASLNHLDLWIRKGSPAYPVSFPHVSGADGSGIVEKLGAGAEGVSPGDRVLIFPGISCGQCVWCEKGLDNQCETYEIMGSKRPGSLQEYVAVPDQNVIPIPDSIEFEQAAAFPLAYLMAWHLLFGRAKLTSNDTVLVSGAGSGVGMAALQIAKWKGAKVFATTTGRHKISKIKLGGAEDVFFDEKDSDYSKWIAKKTELKGADVVIDHVGPATWEKSLRSLAKYGRLVTCGATSGPVVNMDLRHLFSRNLSVLGGRMGTQREFQDLCAPIFHGEIKPVIDKIFPMEEITSAHDYFEGRQQVGKILIKIK; from the coding sequence ATGAAAGCCGTTTTAATCACCCGTCATGGAGCTCCAGATGTTCTGACGGTGGACGATCTTCCAAAACCGGAACCCAAAGAAAATGAAGTTTTGGTGAAAGTCCATTATGCCAGCCTGAATCATTTGGATTTATGGATTCGCAAAGGAAGCCCGGCCTACCCCGTGAGTTTTCCCCATGTTTCTGGGGCCGATGGCTCGGGAATTGTCGAAAAACTAGGAGCAGGCGCCGAGGGGGTTTCGCCGGGCGATCGGGTCTTAATTTTTCCAGGGATTTCCTGTGGGCAATGCGTTTGGTGTGAAAAAGGCCTCGACAACCAATGTGAAACCTATGAGATTATGGGAAGCAAACGCCCCGGATCCCTCCAAGAATATGTGGCCGTTCCAGACCAAAATGTGATTCCGATCCCAGACTCCATTGAATTTGAACAAGCCGCCGCATTTCCCCTGGCTTATTTGATGGCCTGGCACCTGCTTTTTGGGCGAGCAAAGTTGACCTCCAATGACACTGTTTTGGTAAGTGGAGCTGGAAGCGGAGTGGGAATGGCAGCTCTTCAAATCGCCAAATGGAAAGGGGCCAAGGTTTTCGCGACGACCACGGGAAGGCACAAAATTTCAAAAATTAAATTAGGGGGAGCGGAGGATGTTTTCTTCGATGAAAAAGATTCCGACTATTCCAAATGGATCGCCAAGAAAACGGAGTTGAAAGGAGCTGATGTGGTGATTGACCATGTGGGACCTGCGACGTGGGAGAAAAGCCTGCGATCATTGGCCAAATATGGTCGCCTTGTCACATGTGGTGCCACCTCTGGTCCCGTGGTTAATATGGATCTGCGACATCTCTTCAGTCGCAATCTAAGTGTTTTAGGCGGTCGAATGGGCACCCAGCGAGAGTTTCAGGATCTATGTGCCCCCATCTTCCATGGTGAAATAAAACCAGTGATCGACAAGATTTTCCCTATGGAAGAAATAACAAGCGCGCATGATTACTTTGAAGGGCGCCAACAAGTGGGAAAAATTCTGATTAAAATTAAATGA
- the pomA_1 gene encoding Chemotaxis protein PomA, giving the protein MTLLGWGVGLGAIGWVLEAGGILHFFFNVRAFVLVFGGTLGATMITYPWGILKRVPYSLLLFIFPGRVESADSVMSRLLTLSNRTRRTSMESLEQDMRKTRDNFLANGLKMIADGLPPNVVRSNLEKEIHFIRLRHNEISNVFRNMATYAPIFGLLGTLVGVVEVMLNLTDPRTMGMHMAVAMTATFYGIFGANFLFLPIGGKLQAYSEQELFLKEVMIEGILSIQRQEVPAILTRRLEAYLNRNHRGKLVVAQASDVS; this is encoded by the coding sequence ATGACTTTGCTTGGATGGGGGGTGGGACTGGGAGCTATCGGATGGGTGTTGGAGGCCGGGGGAATTTTGCATTTTTTCTTTAATGTACGTGCCTTTGTGTTGGTCTTTGGTGGGACATTGGGGGCGACAATGATCACCTATCCTTGGGGAATTTTGAAGCGGGTGCCATATTCTCTTCTCTTATTTATATTTCCGGGAAGAGTGGAATCCGCGGACAGCGTGATGTCTCGATTGTTGACTTTGTCAAACCGGACACGCCGAACCAGTATGGAGAGTTTGGAGCAGGACATGCGAAAAACCCGAGATAATTTTCTGGCCAATGGGCTTAAAATGATTGCTGATGGCTTGCCTCCCAATGTTGTTCGTTCCAATTTAGAAAAAGAAATTCATTTTATTCGGCTTCGACACAATGAGATATCAAATGTTTTTCGAAACATGGCCACTTATGCGCCGATTTTTGGTTTGCTAGGAACTTTGGTCGGGGTGGTGGAAGTGATGCTCAATTTGACCGATCCGCGAACAATGGGGATGCATATGGCGGTGGCCATGACTGCCACCTTCTATGGGATTTTTGGGGCCAATTTCCTTTTTCTACCCATTGGGGGGAAGTTACAAGCCTATTCTGAACAAGAGCTGTTTTTAAAAGAAGTGATGATTGAAGGAATTCTATCCATTCAACGCCAAGAAGTTCCCGCAATTTTGACGAGGCGATTGGAAGCCTATTTGAACCGCAATCACAGGGGAAAATTGGTCGTGGCTCAAGCCAGTGACGTTTCATGA
- the rssB_1 gene encoding Regulator of RpoS has protein sequence MAAERIVIVDDDQQVASYVRLSLSLAGYEVDWIPDGRVAVQKIREKIPDAVILDLKLPGINGFRICEQLRLEPQTRAIPIIVVSGSWKDSQDRIRSIEVGADDFLTKPFDAQELIARLKRMLQRKKIDMGHNPLTGLPGNLAIEEESRRRLARSGSVAFAYIDLDNFKAYNDVYGVKQGDKVIRLLSDLLVQAVKRWGNSDDFIGHIGGDDFLAITSPEKAATVFDWVAKRFDERITAYYSDADLKAGCITAKDRQGNIKKFRFVSASIVYLTNENMEFTQYPLLIQALTEMKGYVKHTMERKGGSVVFRDRRSTDAVSRSAHPLAPKKVN, from the coding sequence ATGGCAGCTGAAAGGATTGTTATTGTTGACGACGATCAACAGGTGGCTTCCTATGTCCGCTTGTCTTTGTCATTGGCGGGTTATGAGGTGGATTGGATTCCTGATGGGCGTGTGGCTGTTCAGAAAATCAGAGAAAAAATTCCCGACGCTGTTATTCTCGATTTAAAACTTCCTGGAATTAACGGTTTTAGAATATGCGAGCAATTGAGATTGGAACCCCAAACTCGTGCCATTCCTATTATAGTGGTCAGTGGGAGTTGGAAAGATTCCCAAGACCGCATTCGATCCATTGAAGTCGGGGCCGATGATTTCCTTACCAAACCTTTTGACGCTCAAGAGCTCATCGCTCGACTGAAGCGAATGTTGCAACGGAAAAAAATTGATATGGGGCACAACCCTCTCACCGGGCTGCCTGGGAATTTAGCGATTGAAGAGGAATCTCGTCGCCGTTTGGCGAGGAGTGGCTCAGTGGCATTTGCCTATATTGACCTCGATAATTTTAAGGCCTACAACGATGTGTATGGCGTAAAACAAGGAGATAAGGTAATTCGTTTACTCTCAGATTTATTGGTTCAGGCGGTTAAGCGGTGGGGGAATTCAGATGATTTTATCGGGCACATTGGGGGGGACGATTTTCTGGCCATAACATCCCCGGAAAAAGCGGCTACAGTGTTCGATTGGGTCGCCAAACGTTTTGATGAAAGAATAACTGCCTACTATTCCGACGCGGATTTAAAAGCAGGTTGTATTACTGCCAAAGACCGTCAAGGAAATATTAAGAAATTTCGATTTGTTTCCGCCTCTATCGTTTATCTCACCAATGAGAACATGGAGTTCACGCAATATCCACTTCTTATTCAAGCGCTTACTGAGATGAAAGGATACGTCAAACACACCATGGAACGAAAAGGGGGAAGTGTGGTGTTCCGTGATCGTCGATCCACAGATGCAGTTAGCCGTTCCGCTCATCCCTTGGCTCCAAAAAAAGTTAATTGA
- the tufA gene encoding Elongation factor Tu, producing MNVGTIGHVDHGKTTLTAALTKVLEKQGKAKAKSYADIAKGGTVRDDSKIVTIAVSHVEYESEKRHYAHIDCPGHADYIKNMITGAAQMDGAILVVNAADGPMPQTREHILLARQVNVPNLVVFLNKCDLVDDPELLNLVELEIRELLTKYEFPGDKIKIIHGSALKAMQGDSGPLGEPSIMNLLAALDEFPEPQREVDKPFLMSIEDVFSITGRGTVATGRVERGRLKVGDNVEIVGIQETRKSVATGIEMFRKLMDETMAGDNVGVLLRGIEKDQVERGQVLAAPASITPHIKFKGEVYVLSKEEGGRHTPFFNNYRPQFYVRTTDVTGSVKLPAGTEMVMPGDNVTIEVDLLTPVALEKGVRFAIREGGHTVGAGVVTEILK from the coding sequence ATGAACGTCGGTACAATCGGTCACGTTGACCACGGAAAGACCACGTTGACGGCAGCTTTGACCAAAGTATTGGAAAAACAAGGTAAAGCAAAAGCCAAATCTTACGCTGACATTGCCAAAGGTGGAACAGTTCGTGACGATTCGAAAATCGTGACCATTGCTGTTTCTCACGTGGAGTACGAATCAGAGAAAAGACATTACGCCCATATCGATTGCCCGGGACATGCCGATTACATCAAGAACATGATCACGGGGGCCGCTCAAATGGATGGCGCAATCCTCGTTGTCAATGCCGCTGATGGACCCATGCCTCAAACCCGCGAACATATCCTCTTGGCTCGACAAGTCAATGTTCCCAATTTGGTTGTCTTCTTGAATAAGTGTGATTTGGTGGACGACCCAGAGCTTTTGAACCTCGTCGAATTGGAAATTCGTGAACTGTTGACCAAGTACGAATTCCCAGGCGATAAAATTAAAATCATACATGGAAGTGCGTTGAAGGCCATGCAGGGAGATTCTGGACCTTTGGGTGAACCTTCAATTATGAACCTTTTGGCCGCTCTAGATGAGTTCCCAGAGCCGCAACGTGAAGTGGACAAACCCTTCTTGATGTCCATCGAAGACGTTTTTTCGATCACAGGCCGTGGAACCGTTGCTACGGGACGCGTGGAACGTGGCCGCCTCAAAGTGGGAGATAACGTTGAAATTGTGGGAATTCAAGAAACCCGTAAAAGCGTTGCCACCGGTATTGAAATGTTCCGGAAATTGATGGATGAAACCATGGCGGGGGACAACGTGGGCGTTCTTCTTCGGGGTATTGAAAAAGACCAGGTTGAAAGAGGCCAGGTTCTTGCCGCTCCAGCCAGCATCACCCCCCATATTAAATTCAAGGGTGAAGTTTATGTGTTGAGCAAAGAAGAAGGCGGACGGCATACACCTTTTTTCAATAATTATCGCCCACAGTTTTATGTCCGAACCACGGATGTGACAGGTAGCGTTAAATTGCCCGCTGGAACCGAAATGGTTATGCCGGGCGACAACGTTACGATTGAAGTGGATTTATTGACGCCCGTGGCTCTTGAGAAAGGTGTTCGCTTTGCCATCCGTGAAGGTGGACATACGGTTGGAGCCGGTGTTGTAACGGAAATTCTTAAATAA
- the rpmG gene encoding 50S ribosomal protein L33, with product MATGRNVTGLKCAETGIINYYFERGKKKGDRAKVELKKYSPRLRKHTLHKEVKL from the coding sequence ATGGCAACCGGAAGAAATGTGACTGGTCTTAAATGCGCGGAAACTGGCATTATTAATTACTACTTTGAACGTGGTAAGAAAAAAGGGGACCGTGCAAAGGTTGAGTTGAAAAAGTACTCACCACGGTTGCGTAAACATACCCTCCACAAAGAGGTCAAGCTCTAA
- the secE gene encoding Protein translocase subunit SecE, producing the protein MQNLISFFKESWAELKQVAWLTTPQMIASTWMVVLLVIVMAIYVGGVDFILSRIIGVLV; encoded by the coding sequence ATGCAAAACTTAATTTCATTTTTTAAAGAATCATGGGCTGAGTTAAAACAAGTTGCTTGGCTCACGACTCCTCAAATGATCGCCTCCACATGGATGGTTGTCTTGTTGGTCATTGTTATGGCGATTTATGTGGGTGGTGTTGACTTCATTCTCTCCCGAATTATTGGAGTTCTGGTCTAA
- the rplK gene encoding 50S ribosomal protein L11: MAKQVKAFVKLQIPAGGANPAPPVGPALGQHGVQIMDFCKQFNEKTKKFEAGMIIPAVITIYTDRSFTFITKMPPVPALLKKAAGIAKASSVPNKDKVGSVTKAQVEDIAKQKMPDLNTRNLEAAMRMVAGTARSMGIEVK; this comes from the coding sequence ATGGCTAAACAAGTAAAAGCATTTGTGAAATTACAGATACCAGCAGGAGGAGCCAACCCAGCGCCACCGGTAGGTCCTGCCCTTGGGCAACATGGGGTCCAAATTATGGACTTCTGTAAACAGTTCAATGAAAAAACAAAAAAATTTGAAGCGGGAATGATTATCCCGGCCGTTATCACCATTTATACAGACCGATCCTTTACTTTCATCACGAAAATGCCACCTGTTCCCGCTCTTTTGAAAAAGGCGGCGGGTATTGCAAAGGCTTCATCGGTTCCCAACAAAGATAAAGTAGGTTCCGTCACAAAAGCTCAAGTAGAGGATATTGCCAAACAAAAAATGCCAGATCTAAACACGCGTAATTTAGAAGCCGCCATGCGTATGGTCGCGGGAACGGCGCGTTCGATGGGAATTGAGGTCAAATAA
- the ilvC gene encoding Ketol-acid reductoisomerase (NAD(+)): protein MSKTETKSQTKKPDFLPNGKSGGTPTGLKAKVYHDEDADLKWLKGKRIVVVGYGSQGHGQALNLRDSELDVHIAVRKDGRGWKLALKHGWVEGKNLSNNIAAEVKQADWVHILLPDETQAEVWQSDILPHLKKGATVAFSHGFNIRFSQIVPPKDVDVVLVAPKGPGHLVRRTYEEGRGTPALVAIEQDASGNAFQRALAFCKGIGAARAGVIQTTFKEETETDLFGEQVVLCGGAVELIKKGFETLIEAGYQPEVAYFECLHELKLIVDLVQEGGIGWMNYSISNTAEYGEYSRGPRIVTDETKKEMKKILKEIQSGEFAREYLLENKVGKPVFNSYRQATDNHEIEKVGAALRSMMPWLKKRE, encoded by the coding sequence ATGAGCAAAACAGAAACGAAGTCACAGACAAAAAAGCCGGATTTTTTGCCGAACGGAAAATCGGGAGGGACACCAACGGGTCTTAAGGCCAAGGTTTACCACGACGAAGATGCCGATCTAAAATGGCTCAAAGGAAAACGGATTGTGGTGGTGGGTTATGGATCTCAAGGGCATGGCCAGGCGCTCAATTTGCGAGATTCCGAATTGGATGTTCACATCGCGGTGCGAAAAGATGGCCGCGGTTGGAAGTTGGCGTTAAAACATGGTTGGGTTGAAGGGAAAAACTTGTCGAACAATATCGCGGCTGAAGTCAAACAGGCCGATTGGGTTCACATTTTATTGCCGGACGAAACCCAGGCAGAAGTTTGGCAGAGCGATATCCTTCCCCATCTCAAAAAGGGAGCCACCGTGGCTTTCTCTCATGGATTCAATATCCGCTTTTCACAGATTGTTCCTCCCAAAGATGTGGACGTGGTATTGGTCGCGCCCAAAGGACCGGGGCATTTGGTCCGGCGAACCTACGAGGAGGGACGCGGAACGCCTGCGTTGGTTGCCATTGAGCAAGATGCATCGGGAAATGCCTTTCAACGAGCGTTGGCTTTTTGCAAGGGAATTGGGGCCGCGCGGGCAGGCGTTATACAGACAACATTTAAAGAAGAGACCGAAACCGATCTTTTCGGTGAACAGGTGGTTCTTTGTGGTGGGGCGGTTGAATTGATCAAGAAGGGATTCGAAACATTGATCGAAGCAGGGTATCAGCCCGAAGTGGCCTATTTTGAATGTCTTCATGAATTAAAACTCATTGTTGATTTGGTTCAAGAAGGCGGCATTGGATGGATGAACTATTCCATTTCCAACACGGCCGAATATGGCGAATACAGCCGGGGGCCTCGCATAGTGACGGACGAAACCAAAAAAGAGATGAAAAAAATTCTTAAGGAAATTCAAAGTGGTGAGTTCGCTCGTGAATATTTACTCGAGAATAAAGTGGGAAAACCGGTGTTTAATTCTTACCGACAGGCCACTGATAATCACGAAATTGAAAAGGTGGGCGCTGCTCTTCGCAGCATGATGCCTTGGTTAAAGAAACGCGAGTAA
- the leuB gene encoding 3-isopropylmalate dehydrogenase, producing the protein MASATTNLQPKAISVKESKTSYKIAVLEGDGTGPEVVREGLKVLNAASRKFKCKLEFVHYDLGGERYKKSGEILPDGVLTELRKMDAIFLGAIGHPDVKPGILEKGLLLRLRFELDQYINLRPVKLFPNVETPLANKKPADIDFVVVRENTEGLYAGAGGFLRRGTPHEVAVQESINTRMGAERCLRYAFEYTQKRNMKKMLTLCGKTNVLTYAFDLWERAFYEVAKEFPTVKTDYAHVDATCMWMVKNPEYFDVIVTDNMFGDIITDLGAMIQGGMGIAAGGNINPFGVSMFEPIGGSAPKYTGRNVINPLAAICAGGMLMTEIGQGEAGEAIEKAVYKALESGKIKSLAAGKMGMSTTEVGDLVASLI; encoded by the coding sequence ATGGCTTCCGCAACAACAAATCTTCAACCGAAAGCGATTTCGGTCAAAGAATCCAAGACCAGTTATAAAATTGCTGTTTTAGAGGGCGACGGAACAGGGCCGGAAGTGGTGAGGGAGGGGCTCAAAGTCCTCAATGCCGCTTCGCGGAAATTTAAATGCAAACTCGAATTTGTTCACTACGATTTGGGTGGGGAACGATATAAAAAGTCGGGTGAAATTTTACCCGATGGGGTTCTCACAGAACTTCGGAAAATGGATGCCATTTTTTTAGGGGCTATTGGACATCCTGATGTAAAACCTGGAATTCTTGAAAAAGGTTTGTTGCTTCGTTTGCGATTTGAGTTGGATCAATACATCAATTTAAGACCCGTTAAACTTTTTCCAAATGTCGAGACTCCTTTGGCCAACAAAAAACCAGCCGACATCGATTTTGTGGTTGTTCGTGAAAACACTGAGGGTCTCTATGCCGGAGCTGGAGGTTTTCTTAGGCGCGGAACTCCGCATGAAGTGGCGGTTCAGGAATCCATCAATACCCGAATGGGTGCGGAGCGTTGTCTGCGATATGCGTTTGAATACACGCAAAAACGGAACATGAAAAAAATGCTGACGCTTTGTGGAAAAACGAACGTTCTCACCTATGCCTTTGATTTATGGGAAAGGGCTTTTTATGAAGTGGCCAAAGAATTTCCGACAGTAAAAACAGACTATGCGCATGTCGATGCCACTTGCATGTGGATGGTCAAAAACCCGGAGTATTTTGATGTGATCGTAACCGATAATATGTTTGGAGACATCATCACCGACTTGGGCGCCATGATTCAAGGTGGAATGGGAATTGCGGCGGGGGGGAATATTAATCCGTTTGGCGTTTCAATGTTTGAGCCCATTGGAGGGTCTGCCCCGAAATACACGGGTCGCAATGTCATCAATCCTTTGGCGGCTATTTGCGCAGGAGGAATGCTGATGACCGAGATTGGGCAAGGTGAAGCCGGGGAAGCAATTGAAAAAGCTGTTTATAAAGCTTTGGAATCTGGAAAAATAAAAAGTTTGGCGGCGGGGAAAATGGGGATGTCCACCACTGAAGTGGGAGACTTGGTCGCTTCGCTCATTTAA
- the leuA gene encoding 2-isopropylmalate synthase, which produces MKKDNNQIIIFDTTLRDGEQSPGASLNIEEKVEVAHQLARLGVDVIEGGFPITSPGDFEAVTQMAKKVKGPEICGLARCVKKDIDAAWEAVKHSKKPRIHVFLATSDIHMEKKLKMSRQQVLDRIAEMVAYANKFTDNIDFSPEDAVRSDFMFLTQAVKTAIEAGARTINVPDTVGYAIPFEFGGMINRLIHETPGSEKAIFSVHCHNDLGLAVANSLAAVKNGVRQVECTINGIGERAGNASLEEIVMALATRKDYFNFETNVKTEEIYRTSRLVSRLTGMMVQPNKAIVGANAFAHESGIHQDGVIKHRQTYEIMTPESVGVPSSQIILGKLSGRNALQKRMKELGYDIDGKELEALFDQFKQLSDKKKYVFDEDLLTLVEEKEGTAAERYKLEYLQTSSGTGSVPTATIRISFKGNVVQETACGDGPVDAVYKAIDKVTEIPVRLLDYKLSSVSGGKDAQGEVTVQLETKTGATVRGKGASTDIIEASAKAYLSAINRIDVKKTGKSTVDAKLEKI; this is translated from the coding sequence ATGAAAAAAGACAACAATCAAATCATCATCTTTGACACCACCTTGCGTGATGGCGAACAATCGCCTGGCGCGAGCCTCAATATTGAGGAAAAGGTAGAGGTGGCGCACCAACTGGCAAGGTTGGGGGTTGATGTTATTGAAGGGGGATTCCCCATCACCAGTCCAGGAGATTTTGAAGCGGTGACACAGATGGCAAAGAAGGTAAAAGGTCCTGAAATATGTGGGCTGGCGCGATGCGTTAAAAAAGATATCGATGCGGCCTGGGAAGCGGTTAAGCATTCTAAAAAGCCCAGGATTCATGTTTTCTTGGCCACCAGCGATATCCACATGGAAAAGAAATTGAAAATGTCGAGACAGCAGGTTCTCGACCGTATCGCAGAAATGGTGGCGTATGCCAATAAATTTACCGATAACATTGATTTTTCTCCTGAAGATGCCGTCCGGTCGGATTTCATGTTTCTCACGCAAGCCGTTAAAACGGCCATTGAAGCTGGAGCCAGGACGATCAATGTTCCAGATACTGTTGGTTACGCGATTCCGTTTGAGTTTGGAGGCATGATCAATCGATTGATCCATGAGACGCCTGGTTCAGAAAAAGCGATTTTTTCCGTTCATTGCCACAACGACTTGGGCCTGGCCGTGGCCAATTCATTGGCCGCTGTGAAAAACGGAGTTCGACAAGTCGAATGCACGATCAATGGAATCGGTGAGCGCGCCGGAAACGCCTCGTTGGAAGAAATTGTGATGGCTTTGGCTACGCGCAAAGACTATTTCAATTTCGAAACAAATGTGAAAACTGAGGAAATATATAGGACCAGCCGATTGGTTTCTCGCCTCACGGGAATGATGGTTCAGCCCAACAAAGCAATCGTGGGGGCGAATGCGTTCGCGCATGAGTCCGGAATCCATCAGGATGGGGTGATCAAACATCGACAGACTTATGAAATCATGACGCCCGAATCAGTGGGAGTTCCTTCTTCTCAAATTATTTTGGGAAAGTTGTCGGGTCGTAATGCACTCCAAAAAAGAATGAAAGAGTTGGGGTATGATATTGACGGAAAAGAATTGGAAGCTCTTTTTGATCAATTCAAACAACTCTCTGACAAAAAGAAATATGTTTTTGACGAAGACCTCTTAACTTTGGTTGAGGAAAAAGAAGGCACCGCGGCGGAGCGTTATAAATTGGAATATTTGCAAACCAGCTCTGGAACCGGAAGTGTGCCGACCGCGACTATTCGAATTTCTTTTAAGGGAAATGTGGTCCAGGAAACAGCCTGCGGGGATGGCCCGGTCGACGCCGTTTATAAAGCCATAGATAAAGTAACTGAAATTCCAGTGAGGTTGCTTGATTATAAATTGTCAAGTGTATCAGGTGGAAAAGATGCTCAGGGGGAGGTAACTGTTCAATTGGAGACTAAAACAGGAGCCACTGTAAGGGGCAAAGGGGCCTCGACGGATATTATTGAGGCCAGTGCCAAAGCATATCTATCAGCCATCAATCGCATTGACGTGAAAAAAACCGGAAAGTCAACGGTTGATGCAAAATTGGAGAAAATCTAA